The Verrucomicrobium spinosum DSM 4136 = JCM 18804 genome includes a region encoding these proteins:
- a CDS encoding DUF6614 family protein yields the protein MTHFHVWFSFKEDIPEQQGLGAVAAFLSKLCKESRAVDFHLARNNGQPPRSKLLPYHAEICFADGEALGSAMKLQAQEGIHAGLHGQMLEVIAQFHVEVFSGIAMHEANTSEAATD from the coding sequence ATGACCCACTTTCACGTTTGGTTCAGCTTCAAGGAGGACATACCCGAACAACAAGGACTGGGGGCCGTGGCCGCCTTCCTCTCCAAACTGTGCAAAGAGTCCCGGGCGGTGGACTTTCACTTGGCCCGAAACAACGGCCAGCCTCCCCGGTCCAAGCTCTTGCCCTACCATGCCGAAATTTGTTTCGCCGACGGCGAAGCCTTGGGATCGGCCATGAAACTACAGGCCCAAGAAGGCATCCACGCCGGACTTCACGGCCAGATGTTGGAAGTGATCGCCCAGTTTCACGTTGAAGTGTTTAGCGGAATCGCGATGCACGAAGCCAACACTTCCGAAGCTGCGACAGACTAA
- a CDS encoding TerD family protein yields MNSIYIRRRSKVTVPATDGGTTPLPVLAALQKNLESLGYLLSEEVIRELKNLSPAKVEDFYLRLTHDLQILVGAHHPFEPFYPNFPAQVMEMEEAELYFRAVIYYWTLDRQQLPAESRPPLQDRPSLRIIRLGDTADFNQAMAELMRSRVAYSPQDREDIAWLASQYGDKVLPLLPACVTSRENLAYLGSELVKHTSIGIAYLDSRMKTATDVLRLAVALSGGDVSLAKPVRFGKIGRRLRLKFLTWLESFPNRVEDMLRWKPRWIRLGERLHPGEHASRFPETAKAFDVLRNNLPSFTLNSALEAGLLHRDVPGLLQLLRTRPGEFARRLDHLVRISSSPDEVVTAFRQHAHEVSTSVLLQCLVHFRHRHSPAPLRTFFPKGTLANVFATTEPLPPIPVAITEKLVAICDEALLQHYARLPPLGRCYLDPELKDYQVPFALRSASKSLRTLVRGSRLSLPDGEVLRFFIWWKNGRSRVDIDLSATMYDEKFQYVDLLSYYSLKNFGGHHSGDIVDAPHGAAEFIDVTPELCRQKGVRYIVMSLHSFTEQPYCELPECFAGWMARSAPNSGEIFEPSTVVDKVDVAANTRICLPAIFDIVDGKVIWADIALTQHPRVYNNVQSSLRGVSLMLRTLAQLRKPDLHTLFDLHIRARGHHAANLREADTVFAVEHGITPFDLDHIKADFL; encoded by the coding sequence ATGAACTCCATCTACATCCGGCGCCGTAGCAAGGTGACGGTTCCTGCAACCGATGGCGGCACCACGCCCCTGCCCGTCCTCGCCGCGCTCCAGAAGAATCTTGAGTCTCTCGGCTATCTCCTCTCGGAGGAGGTCATTCGTGAATTGAAAAACCTTTCACCCGCGAAAGTGGAAGATTTCTACCTCCGCCTGACCCATGACCTCCAGATCCTGGTAGGTGCCCATCATCCGTTCGAGCCGTTCTACCCCAATTTCCCCGCGCAAGTCATGGAGATGGAAGAAGCGGAGCTCTACTTCCGCGCTGTCATATACTATTGGACGCTGGACCGGCAGCAACTCCCCGCCGAGTCACGGCCTCCTCTGCAGGATCGCCCCTCCCTTCGCATCATCCGTCTGGGTGATACGGCCGATTTCAATCAGGCGATGGCAGAACTCATGCGCTCCCGTGTCGCGTACTCCCCCCAGGACAGAGAGGACATCGCCTGGCTGGCGTCTCAGTACGGCGACAAGGTGCTTCCACTGCTGCCAGCCTGTGTCACCTCCCGGGAAAACCTCGCTTACCTGGGCTCAGAGTTGGTGAAACACACCTCCATTGGGATCGCTTATCTCGACAGTCGGATGAAGACCGCTACAGATGTGTTGCGCCTGGCAGTGGCGCTGAGCGGAGGAGATGTCTCGTTGGCAAAGCCGGTTCGATTTGGCAAAATCGGCCGTCGCTTGCGATTGAAGTTCCTCACATGGCTGGAAAGCTTCCCGAATCGGGTCGAAGATATGTTGCGGTGGAAGCCCCGATGGATCCGGTTGGGAGAGCGTCTCCATCCCGGCGAGCATGCCTCACGTTTTCCGGAAACCGCGAAGGCGTTCGATGTATTACGGAACAATCTGCCCTCATTCACGCTTAACAGCGCGTTGGAGGCAGGACTTCTCCACCGTGATGTTCCTGGTCTTCTCCAGCTGCTCAGGACAAGACCGGGCGAGTTTGCTCGCAGGCTGGATCACCTGGTTAGAATCAGCTCGTCACCAGACGAGGTGGTGACTGCGTTCAGACAGCACGCACACGAAGTTTCCACTTCCGTGTTGCTCCAGTGTCTCGTCCATTTCCGCCATCGCCACTCCCCTGCCCCGCTGAGAACTTTTTTCCCGAAGGGCACCCTTGCGAACGTTTTTGCCACCACAGAGCCTCTCCCTCCCATTCCTGTAGCCATCACGGAGAAGCTCGTCGCCATCTGCGATGAAGCCCTGCTCCAGCACTACGCGAGACTGCCACCACTGGGCCGTTGCTACCTCGATCCCGAATTGAAGGACTACCAAGTCCCTTTCGCTCTGCGATCAGCCTCCAAATCGCTCCGGACCCTGGTACGCGGCAGCCGGCTGTCTTTACCTGACGGGGAGGTTCTCCGCTTCTTCATCTGGTGGAAGAACGGCCGGAGCCGGGTGGACATCGACCTATCCGCCACGATGTACGATGAGAAATTCCAATACGTTGACTTGCTCAGCTACTACAGCTTGAAGAATTTCGGCGGACACCACAGCGGCGACATCGTGGATGCTCCACACGGAGCAGCAGAGTTCATTGATGTCACCCCAGAATTGTGCCGCCAGAAGGGCGTGCGCTACATCGTCATGAGCCTGCACAGTTTCACGGAACAGCCCTACTGCGAGCTCCCAGAGTGTTTTGCCGGTTGGATGGCGCGTTCTGCTCCCAATTCCGGCGAGATCTTTGAACCCTCCACCGTGGTGGACAAAGTGGATGTCGCCGCCAACACTCGCATTTGCCTGCCCGCCATTTTTGACATCGTGGATGGGAAGGTCATCTGGGCGGATATTGCCCTCACCCAACACCCTCGCGTTTACAACAATGTGCAAAGTTCCCTGCGTGGCGTTTCCCTCATGTTGCGAACGCTTGCACAACTGCGCAAACCGGATCTGCACACCCTGTTTGACCTGCACATCCGTGCTCGCGGGCACCATGCAGCAAATCTGAGGGAGGCCGACACCGTCTTCGCGGTTGAACATGGGATAACCCCATTTGACCTGGATCACATCAAGGCCGATTTCTTGTGA
- a CDS encoding YciI family protein: protein MLLFRGGNASHHQISPDQRQELLQQWNEWYQRLSSQGKLEGGHPLEGTGRVVSRSGSRTVAGPFVESTEAVGGYFLLTVNTLEEAVEIASDCPSVRLGLTVEVRPVADICPSLRQPREALAEAG from the coding sequence ATGCTCCTTTTCCGTGGTGGCAACGCCAGCCACCACCAAATCTCTCCGGACCAACGGCAGGAACTGCTCCAACAGTGGAATGAGTGGTATCAGCGTCTCTCCAGCCAGGGCAAACTCGAGGGAGGTCACCCTCTCGAAGGCACAGGCCGCGTCGTCTCCCGGTCTGGGAGTCGCACGGTGGCTGGCCCCTTTGTGGAATCCACCGAGGCTGTCGGTGGCTACTTTCTCCTGACGGTGAACACCCTGGAAGAAGCGGTGGAGATCGCCAGCGACTGCCCCAGCGTGCGCCTTGGCCTCACCGTTGAGGTCCGCCCCGTAGCTGACATCTGCCCGAGCCTGCGTCAGCCCCGGGAAGCCCTCGCTGAGGCGGGCTGA
- a CDS encoding VOC family protein, with the protein MSTSKVEAVPSDMRTVTPHLICDGAADAIEFYKKAFGATEICRLPSPEGKIMHAAVKIGDSMVMLVDQYPDWGCMGPAALKGSSVTIHLQVEDADALFQQAVDAGAKVIMPIEDAFWGDRYGKVEDPFGHHWSIATHVRDLTPEQIQEAMKSSSCAGEA; encoded by the coding sequence ATGAGCACGAGTAAAGTGGAAGCAGTGCCAAGCGACATGCGCACCGTGACGCCGCACCTCATTTGTGATGGGGCCGCAGACGCGATCGAATTCTACAAAAAAGCGTTCGGTGCCACCGAAATCTGCCGCCTGCCCTCGCCCGAGGGCAAAATCATGCATGCCGCTGTGAAGATCGGCGACTCCATGGTGATGCTGGTTGACCAGTATCCGGACTGGGGCTGCATGGGCCCGGCCGCTCTCAAAGGCTCCTCGGTGACGATTCATCTGCAGGTGGAGGATGCCGACGCTCTCTTCCAGCAGGCGGTGGATGCTGGAGCGAAGGTAATCATGCCGATCGAAGACGCCTTCTGGGGCGACCGCTATGGCAAGGTGGAAGATCCCTTTGGCCATCACTGGTCCATCGCCACGCACGTACGTGATCTGACGCCAGAACAGATTCAGGAGGCCATGAAATCCTCCTCCTGCGCGGGCGAGGCCTGA
- a CDS encoding CHAD domain-containing protein, protein MQPLTPVIARCSTSEKAHAAPPEAAVWLKRLLVHMATLAEQDTRRVRTQPDTAIHALRKRMKKLFALLRLARPALSVEQFATLKGAIRNLKRTVATQRDQVVMDELLKSLDQDGLCPKDADGRKIRRKSVRPAVVTEPPMEQLTRQSSSLTDRLGRLRLFSLSWETVAEAYAKTYRKGHKAFERSHKDTGTEALHSWRKAVKDHYYQTLALHAWLGHPRRLRRTRRLSSLLGKVHDIDVFVRTQGVDEPTHTLLEKKREKLLSKIQRKAARVYARSPHEMEEKVKTLLPELEA, encoded by the coding sequence ATGCAGCCGCTCACACCCGTGATCGCCCGGTGCTCCACTTCTGAAAAAGCTCATGCCGCCCCACCTGAGGCTGCGGTGTGGCTGAAGCGTCTCCTCGTGCATATGGCCACGCTTGCGGAGCAGGATACCCGCCGGGTACGGACTCAGCCGGACACCGCCATCCATGCGCTTCGCAAACGCATGAAAAAACTCTTTGCTCTCCTGCGTCTCGCCCGCCCCGCCCTGTCCGTCGAGCAATTTGCCACGCTAAAGGGGGCGATCCGGAATCTAAAACGCACTGTCGCCACCCAGCGAGATCAGGTGGTGATGGACGAACTCTTGAAATCGCTCGACCAGGACGGACTCTGCCCCAAGGATGCGGACGGCCGAAAAATCCGCCGCAAATCTGTCCGCCCTGCCGTGGTGACCGAGCCCCCCATGGAACAACTCACCCGGCAGTCATCCAGTTTGACAGACCGACTGGGACGGCTGCGACTGTTTTCCCTTTCCTGGGAAACCGTGGCTGAAGCCTATGCAAAGACTTACCGCAAAGGGCACAAAGCTTTCGAACGGAGCCACAAGGATACCGGCACGGAGGCACTGCACTCTTGGCGGAAGGCCGTCAAAGACCACTACTACCAGACCCTGGCGCTCCACGCGTGGCTGGGCCACCCCCGTCGGTTGCGACGCACCCGCAGGCTCAGTTCCCTGCTCGGCAAGGTGCATGACATTGACGTCTTCGTCCGCACCCAGGGGGTTGATGAGCCAACTCACACGCTCCTTGAGAAGAAACGGGAGAAGCTGCTGTCTAAGATCCAGAGAAAGGCCGCACGCGTGTACGCCAGATCTCCCCATGAAATGGAGGAAAAGGTGAAGACTCTTCTGCCGGAACTGGAAGCTTGA
- a CDS encoding glycosyltransferase family 2 protein → MPLPLSLSIISFNEEANLGRCLASAADLAEEIVLVDSGSKDRTREIAESYGARVVHQDWLGHRDQKNVALSLCTRPWVLALDCDEELSPELRASIFEFFQSGEAIRFDGGVCNRKVWFLGRWITHGDWYPDRKLRLFKREGSRWAGSPEHDYIELGGPTVHLKGDLHHFSFPNMSRYVDKINGFADVFLERQKAEGKRWSLASNVFRPWWRFVRAYILRRGFLDGFPGFWIAVATSFFAFVRYSRKYEDEVGSQSPPRQ, encoded by the coding sequence ATGCCGCTCCCCCTGTCTCTTTCCATCATTTCTTTTAACGAAGAAGCCAATCTCGGCCGATGCCTGGCCAGTGCCGCAGATCTTGCTGAGGAGATCGTGCTGGTGGATTCTGGCTCCAAAGACCGGACCCGGGAGATTGCCGAGTCCTATGGAGCGCGGGTGGTGCACCAGGATTGGCTGGGGCATCGGGATCAAAAGAATGTGGCGCTCAGTTTGTGTACACGCCCCTGGGTGCTGGCGTTGGATTGCGATGAGGAGCTCTCACCCGAACTGCGGGCCAGTATTTTTGAGTTCTTCCAGTCGGGTGAGGCGATCCGCTTTGATGGTGGCGTCTGCAACCGCAAGGTGTGGTTCCTGGGCAGGTGGATCACGCATGGCGACTGGTACCCAGACCGGAAACTCAGGTTGTTCAAGCGGGAGGGCTCGCGATGGGCGGGCAGCCCGGAGCATGATTACATCGAACTGGGCGGGCCCACCGTGCATCTGAAGGGGGATCTGCATCACTTCTCCTTCCCGAACATGAGCCGCTACGTGGACAAGATCAACGGCTTCGCAGATGTGTTCCTCGAACGGCAAAAGGCCGAAGGCAAGCGCTGGTCTCTGGCATCCAATGTTTTCCGACCCTGGTGGCGGTTTGTTCGTGCCTACATCCTGCGCAGGGGATTTCTGGACGGCTTTCCAGGGTTCTGGATTGCGGTGGCCACGTCTTTCTTTGCATTTGTGCGCTACAGCCGGAAGTATGAAGACGAGGTGGGATCGCAATCGCCACCCCGACAATAG